The Raphanus sativus cultivar WK10039 unplaced genomic scaffold, ASM80110v3 Scaffold0835, whole genome shotgun sequence genome contains a region encoding:
- the LOC130503151 gene encoding protein DNA-DAMAGE INDUCIBLE 1-like isoform X2, whose amino-acid sequence MRITVMTTGEQIITLDVDSQETVENVKALLEVEANVPIQQQQLLYNGNEMRNSDKLSALGVKDDDLLMMMMVSNASSSGSAARSDLGMNPDGSALNPAAFQQHIRGDANLMGQLFQTDPELAQVITGTDLNKLQDVLRSRHRQRSVVHRQKEEELALLYADPFDVEAQKKIEAAIRQKGIDENWEAALEHNPEGFARVIMLYVDMEVNGVPLKAFVDSGAQSTIISKTCAERCGLLRLMDQRYKGIAQGVGQTEILGRIHVAPIKIENNFYPCSFVVLDSPNMEFLFGLDMLRKHQCTIDLKNNVLTVGGGEVSVPFLQEKDLPSRFLDEGRVPNQASSSAAAVPSGFTEKNNNTVASPASQPSRQNTLEGPEFEAKIAKLVELGFSREAVVQALRLFEGNEEQAAGFLFGG is encoded by the exons ATGAGGATCACTGTCATGACCACCGGTGAACAAATCATCACTCTCGATGTCGATTCCCAAGAAACC GTTGAGAATGTTAAAGCCTTGCTCGAAGTTGAG GCGAATGTTCCGattcagcagcagcagctctTGTACAACGGAAACGAGATGAGGAATTCTGATAAATTGAGTGCCTTGGGTGTCAAGGATGATGatttgttgatgatgatgatggtttcCAATGCCTCCTCATCTGG TAGTGCGGCAAGGAGTGATTTGGGGATGAATCCTGATGGGTCAGCTTTGAATCCTGCAGCTTTCCAACAGCACATTCGGGGTGATGCTAATCTTATGGGACAGTTATTTCAG ACAGATCCTGAGCTTGCACAAGTGATTACTGGAACCGATTTAAATAAGTTACAGGATGTATTGCGTTCAAGGCATCGGCAGCGATCTGTAGTACATCGTCAGAAGGAGGAGGAACTC GCTCTTCTGTATGCCGATCCTTTTGATGTTGAAGCACAGAAGAAAATCGAAGCTGCAATTCGACAG AAAGGGATCGATGAGAACTGGGAAGCTGCCCTAGAACATAATCCTGAAGGTTTTGCTAGGGTG ATAATGCTGTATGTGGATATGGAGGTCAATGGGGTACCTCTAAAG GCTTTTGTTGATAGTGGTGCACAATCGACAATTATATCCAAGACTTGTGCTGAGAGATGCGG ATTGCTGAGACTCATGGATCAACGGTATAAAGGTATTGCTCAGGGTGTTGGCCAAACAGAGATATTAGGCCGCATCCATGTCGCTCCAATCAAG ATTGAGAATAACTTTTACCCATGTTCATTCGTGGTGCTTGATTCACCTAACATGGAATTCCTTTTTGGCCTGGATATGCTACGTAAGCATCAG TGCACTATAGATTTGAAGAATAACGTCCTGACTGTTGGAGGAGGAGAGGTCTCGGTTCCCTTTTTGCAAG AGAAAGACCTCCCTTCCAGATTCTTGGATGAAGGACGTGTACCTAATCAAGCATCTAGCTCTGCAGCAGCG GTTCCTTctgggtttacagagaagaataATAACACTGTTGCAAGCCCAGCAAGCCAACCTTCAAGGCAAAACACATTAGAG GGACCTGAATTTGAAGCCAAGATTGCAAAGCTTGTGGAGTTAGGCTTCTCTCGGGAAGCAGTGGTACAAGCTCtcagattgtttgaaggaaacGAAGAGCAAGCTGCTGGGTTTCTCTTTGGCGGCTGA
- the LOC130503151 gene encoding protein DNA-DAMAGE INDUCIBLE 1-like isoform X1, with product MRITVMTTGEQIITLDVDSQETVENVKALLEVEANVPIQQQQLLYNGNEMRNSDKLSALGVKDDDLLMMMMVSNASSSGSSAARSDLGMNPDGSALNPAAFQQHIRGDANLMGQLFQTDPELAQVITGTDLNKLQDVLRSRHRQRSVVHRQKEEELALLYADPFDVEAQKKIEAAIRQKGIDENWEAALEHNPEGFARVIMLYVDMEVNGVPLKAFVDSGAQSTIISKTCAERCGLLRLMDQRYKGIAQGVGQTEILGRIHVAPIKIENNFYPCSFVVLDSPNMEFLFGLDMLRKHQCTIDLKNNVLTVGGGEVSVPFLQEKDLPSRFLDEGRVPNQASSSAAAVPSGFTEKNNNTVASPASQPSRQNTLEGPEFEAKIAKLVELGFSREAVVQALRLFEGNEEQAAGFLFGG from the exons ATGAGGATCACTGTCATGACCACCGGTGAACAAATCATCACTCTCGATGTCGATTCCCAAGAAACC GTTGAGAATGTTAAAGCCTTGCTCGAAGTTGAG GCGAATGTTCCGattcagcagcagcagctctTGTACAACGGAAACGAGATGAGGAATTCTGATAAATTGAGTGCCTTGGGTGTCAAGGATGATGatttgttgatgatgatgatggtttcCAATGCCTCCTCATCTGG TAGTAGTGCGGCAAGGAGTGATTTGGGGATGAATCCTGATGGGTCAGCTTTGAATCCTGCAGCTTTCCAACAGCACATTCGGGGTGATGCTAATCTTATGGGACAGTTATTTCAG ACAGATCCTGAGCTTGCACAAGTGATTACTGGAACCGATTTAAATAAGTTACAGGATGTATTGCGTTCAAGGCATCGGCAGCGATCTGTAGTACATCGTCAGAAGGAGGAGGAACTC GCTCTTCTGTATGCCGATCCTTTTGATGTTGAAGCACAGAAGAAAATCGAAGCTGCAATTCGACAG AAAGGGATCGATGAGAACTGGGAAGCTGCCCTAGAACATAATCCTGAAGGTTTTGCTAGGGTG ATAATGCTGTATGTGGATATGGAGGTCAATGGGGTACCTCTAAAG GCTTTTGTTGATAGTGGTGCACAATCGACAATTATATCCAAGACTTGTGCTGAGAGATGCGG ATTGCTGAGACTCATGGATCAACGGTATAAAGGTATTGCTCAGGGTGTTGGCCAAACAGAGATATTAGGCCGCATCCATGTCGCTCCAATCAAG ATTGAGAATAACTTTTACCCATGTTCATTCGTGGTGCTTGATTCACCTAACATGGAATTCCTTTTTGGCCTGGATATGCTACGTAAGCATCAG TGCACTATAGATTTGAAGAATAACGTCCTGACTGTTGGAGGAGGAGAGGTCTCGGTTCCCTTTTTGCAAG AGAAAGACCTCCCTTCCAGATTCTTGGATGAAGGACGTGTACCTAATCAAGCATCTAGCTCTGCAGCAGCG GTTCCTTctgggtttacagagaagaataATAACACTGTTGCAAGCCCAGCAAGCCAACCTTCAAGGCAAAACACATTAGAG GGACCTGAATTTGAAGCCAAGATTGCAAAGCTTGTGGAGTTAGGCTTCTCTCGGGAAGCAGTGGTACAAGCTCtcagattgtttgaaggaaacGAAGAGCAAGCTGCTGGGTTTCTCTTTGGCGGCTGA
- the LOC108834959 gene encoding uncharacterized protein LOC108834959, giving the protein MCCGRVCMLCTCLLLVVIAIGFLFGFGVFKDGFHKIQETVRLECDPRFGCGGDVGRRGYGFSAPSGH; this is encoded by the coding sequence atgtGTTGTGGACGGGTTTGCATGCTGTGCACGTGTTTGCTTCTTGTCGTGATCGCGATTGGGTTCCTATTCGGCTTCGGAGTATTCAAGGATGGTTTCCACAAGATCCAGGAGACCGTCCGTCTCGAATGCGATCCCAGGTTCGGCTGCGGCGGGGACGTTGGGCGTCGCGGTTATGGTTTCTCAGCTCCCTCCGGTCATTAA